One genomic segment of Rivularia sp. PCC 7116 includes these proteins:
- a CDS encoding rubredoxin, whose amino-acid sequence MSEQSEQVVETTELDRYECRACGYVYEPEKGDDSHNIPANTAFAELPITWRCPVCTAKKKAFENVGPAGTASGFSENLGYGLGVNKLTPGQKNILIFGALALGFLFFISLYGLK is encoded by the coding sequence ATGAGCGAACAAAGCGAACAAGTTGTTGAAACTACTGAGTTAGATCGTTATGAGTGTCGTGCCTGCGGTTACGTCTACGAACCGGAAAAAGGAGACGATAGTCATAATATTCCCGCAAATACTGCTTTTGCAGAATTACCTATAACCTGGCGCTGTCCGGTTTGTACTGCGAAAAAGAAGGCATTTGAAAACGTCGGACCTGCCGGTACTGCTTCCGGCTTTTCGGAAAATCTTGGCTATGGACTTGGCGTTAATAAACTAACACCAGGCCAAAAAAATATCTTGATTTTCGGAGCTTTGGCTCTTGGTTTCTTGTTTTTTATCAGCCTATATGGCTTAAAGTAA